DNA from Coffea arabica cultivar ET-39 chromosome 10c, Coffea Arabica ET-39 HiFi, whole genome shotgun sequence:
ACACTCCTTGGTCAATCTCAATTTTTCTTCAACTGGTGTCATAATTGGTTTTGCTGTATCCGTTTTGAACTTCTTTAAATGCCACTTACATATTTCTTTTGAGATATAAAAGTTCCACTATCAGATTGAAAGATTTAAATTCTCAAAAAACATGACATGAGTCCCATATCTATCATCTCAAACTGTTTAATCATGGCCACCCTGAATTCTGCAATCATCTCTGGATTATTTCTTGTAAAAATTAAATCATCTATGTACAAGCACACAATAAGAATATCACCACGAGCATAAGATTTAATATATAATGTGTGCTCATATGGACACCTCTGAAAATCACGAGTCAGAAAATAGGAATCAATTCTTGTATACCACGCTCTTGGGgcttgtttcaatccatataaggctCTCTTCAATCTATATACCTTATTTTCCTGATCTCTTCTGACAAATCCTGCTGGCTactccacatatacttcttcaATAAGAACTCCATTTAGGAAAGTTGCCTTGACATCCATTTGATAAATTCTTCAGTTATTTTGGGCAGTTAGAGAAATTGGACTGTATCAAACCTAGCAACGGgtgcaaatatttcaaaatagtcAATCCCGGATTTCTACTTGTATCTTTTCACCACTAATCTCGCTTTGTATCTATCAATTTCTCCattgggtttgaattttttCTTGTACACTCACTTCACTCCAATGACTTTTTTaccaattaaaagaaaagtaaGTTCCCAGGTGTCATGTTTTTCTATTGTATTAATTTCTTCCTCTATTGCTTTCACCCAATGATCATCACTGGCTGCCTCCTCATACACAACTAGATCACAATctacaaacaaaacaaaattaataatattttcGTCAGAAGGAACATCATCTAGTGTAGTAAGTTGACTAGTCCCAAATTCCTCTTTCATCAAAAGTCACATCTGTACTCATTATATCACCTTTTTCTGTCACAAGAATATACAACATGTAAGTACGGGAGACTTCACTATAACCAAAAAATACACACTTCTCCCTCTTGTCATTAAGTTTCTTTCTTAATTGATCAGGAATATGGAAATAGGCAATACACCCAAAAACTCTGAAATGACCAACAAATGGCCTTCTACCACTCCAAATTTCTTCAAGAGTTTTTTTGAAAATACTTTTGGTAGGACTCCTGTTTAACAGATAAATTGCACAAGAAACTGCTTCTGCCTAAAAAACCTTTGgcatatttttcaatttcaacATACACCTCACCATATCCATAACTATCATATTCTTTCTCTCTGTCACCCCATTTTATTGGGGAGTGTACTTGTTAGTCAATTGATGCTTCATCCcattttcctcaaaaaaaatcATCACACCAAATATTCCTGACCCCTATctattctcaaaattttaatttgacacCCACTTTGCCTTTCAAcgaaagtttttaaaattttaaaagtgtCACAGGCATcagatttttgtttcaaaaaatacaCCCAAGCTTTTCTACTAAAGCATCAATAAAGGTAATAAAATACCTACAACCACCATTAGAAGGAACCTCCACAGTACATAAATCtgaatgaataatttctaatgGTCTTCTGGCCCTTCATGATTTGTCAGTTTGAAAAGTATCTGATATGAACATGATTCTCCAAGGACCGCTCAAGAGAAATGCTTACATAAATCtgaatgaataatttctaatgGTCTTGTGGCCCTCCAAGATTTGTCAGTTTGTGCATATTTTCTAACAATCATCTAATAAAAATGCTTAAAACTCAAAGAGAAATTTAGCTGTCATAGGAGATGTGAGAAATTCCAAAACTAGTAAATAATATGAAATCTTAGTCTATCTATTGAGCAAATAGATATTTTTTAatgggttaaataccaaaaacccccctgtggtttgccaaatgttcactttacctccctatggtttggaaacctacaatttgactccctgtcatttcaactaaagtaaaagTCTAACGGAAAGCATCAAAACTAACGTCTGAaaggaaaatgtcaaaattgcccctctataagggttttgggttaagtaccaaaaacccccctgtggtttgtcaaatgtacactttacctccctatggtttgaaAATATACAATTTAACTCCCTGTCGTTTCACCTAAAGTGAAAATCTAACAGAAATTCTGTTAAATACACTTTAGTTAAAACGACAGGGagtcaaattgtaggtttccaaaccatagggaggtaaagtgaacattaggcaaaccataggggggtttttggtatttaaccctttTTTAATTTActgtttttttattaaaaaattttggcagagtttccccttataaaTGGACGAAACTCCCTGTCAACAAACccaatctcatgaaaatattcaCATGACAGTTATTTAATACAAATTTTTAGCTAAGCTATAGTAATTTTCTACGAAAATCAGGGAAACCTAAAGTGTCCATGATGATCTCCCTACGGACAGTAGCCAGCAAAGAACGAAAGTTGTCAAAAACATCCTCTTGCTCCGAATTTGTGCCAAGGTTAGCTAGATAATCAGCAGGTTTGTTCACCTCTCTATAGCAATGGGTTATCTCACGGAAATGATGCTTGAAACTGAGTAATTCATCCACCTCCCGTTGGAGTCTCCAAGGGCAACCATGTGTCCCTTGGAGTATTTGAACCAAGACAAGTGAGTCAGATTCAACATGGAAGTCTTGTAAGCCTCGAGCAACAAAGAGCAGCACCCCAAAGAGTGTGGCCTTGAGCTCCGCGTGTAAACTGGTCAATGACCCAAAAAAACAGGAATAACCGACGATAAATCTCCCTTCCCCATCTCGCACAACTCCCCCACCCCCACTAACTCCTGGGTTCCCCTTTGCACAACCATCCAAATTCAACTTATACCCTGCCCTAGGAGCCGACCATGTAATCGGTAAATAGAAACCGTTCTTTTCAAAGCTACCACTGAAGAGTGAAGAACATCCCAAGAGACGAAAGAACATGCTATTTTCGGAAAATTACAATGTAGTAACTCACATAACTATTGAAATACCTGATCTGCCACCTCCGTCCACCCCACCTTCCTTCCATCAAACAGTCCCCTGTTTCTCGCTTTCCATAACTCCCAACAGACGAGCATAGGTAATGTACTATAAATGAACCTGAGATACACGTTGTGCCCCTTACGCAGTTACCACCGTAACAGCACATGTCTCAATGTGGACACCATATCCAAATATCCCAAGACACCCTCAAATCTATTCCTGACCACCTTAGCTAAATCCCCTGTTAAAAATATGTGATTAACCTCGTCATCTGCTGGCTTAGAACAACAATGACACTTAGACGGACCCTGTACCCCAAATCTATGTAGCAGGTCCATTAGGGGAAGATGCAAACGTAGCAACCGTAACATAAAGAAGGAGATTTTGATAGGAAACCCCTTCAGCCACACATGCGAAACCACCCAGGAATAATTAGAAGCCTGCGAAACAAGCGTGTAAGCCGAAGAAACCGAGAATGAACCATTCTGTGTTAAAGCCCACATCATCCTATCAGAGCTATGAGTGGATGAAGGGGGAATCTTCACAACTTGCCTAACTAACTCAGGCTCTAGAACTTGATTAAGGAGTCGCATATTCCATTGCGCTTGGAAGACAAAATCTGACAGAACACgatcttgaaaattttccacCTGATGACATATAGCCCCAGTTCCCATCCAATTGTCATGCCAGAAATCCATTGATCCCTCACCGATGACCCA
Protein-coding regions in this window:
- the LOC140015754 gene encoding uncharacterized protein, which gives rise to MDFWHDNWMGTGAICHQVENFQDRVLSDFVFQAQWNMRLLNQVLEPELVRQVVKIPPSSTHSSDRMMWALTQNGSFSVSSAYTLVSQASNYSWVVSHVWLKGFPIKISFFMLRLLRLHLPLMDLLHRFGVQGPSKCHCCSKPADDEVNHIFLTGDLAKVVRNRFEGVLGYLDMVSTLRHVLLRCGSFEKNGFYLPITWSAPRAGYKLNLDGCAKGNPGVSGGGGVVRDGEGRFIVGYSCFFGSLTSLHAELKATLFGVLLFVARGLQDFHVESDSLVLVQILQGTHGCPWRLQREVDELLSFKHHFREITHCYREVNKPADYLANLGTNSEQEDVFDNFRSLLATVRREIIMDTLGFPDFRRKLL